A stretch of DNA from Elaeis guineensis isolate ETL-2024a unplaced genomic scaffold, EG11 Super_Scaffold_31900, whole genome shotgun sequence:
TCTGATGGATGGACCCCTAAATCGAATCATACAGTCCTAATACAACTTCTCCCAAGCCTACAACTCCTTTCATGTTGTCCATGTGATCAGTGGGGGCCCACACCCTATTTCAATCTCcatctactattttttttttcgaaaaaaacaGGGCTAGGGGTACTTTGTTCAAATGAATAGCCAGAACGGTCCCTTCTTTTTAACGCGGCAGAATTTTTCGAAGCCGCAAACGAAACGGACGGGTCTGTCGGACCCGCTCGGATGCGGACGGCTTCCGTTTCAAAGCCCCCGCAAAAACGTTACCAATCTTCGCCCTGATAACAGACGTACCGCCACGAGGTTTGATCCAAATACCCAAAATGCCCCTGAGTGGTGGTGACTGGGATTCCGAGTCCCGTACCCGCCCACCCAACGTGCGCTGCTAGATCTCGGCAGCGCCTCCCACGTCATCACCCCACTACCGAGAGAACCGACGCTCCTCTCCTGAATGACCAAACTGCCCTCAACAATCTCAAGTTTTCCTGCCTTTTGCTTTCTGGAGAATCTCAAGCAAAGTACCCTTCCTTTTCAGAATAATTTTAACCTTTTTCTCTACTGTCACCGTTTGCTGCTGTTCTCATCCCGAATACATTTGACGGCGAGCAGAAAGGGTGACGGCATTCGAAAAGCTCTACTTTTGCCTCTCTTTTTGGTCTCCAGGAATTCTCTCCTTCTTGGAGGCCCCCTTCCTCCCCAAGAGCTTGTTCTTTGCTTTGATTCGCCTttttcttttggaaaaaaaaagtattccgcaaaaaaatttattctttgcGTTGCATTTGGGCTCTGTCTCTCTCGAtagttttcctttctttctttttttttttccccgctTGCTGTTACAGTGATAGATAAGGGCTGTTGCTATCAATTTTACCGTgcaaaaagatagaaaaagaaaaaaaaaaattagagttttggAGCTGGGATTGGGTTGCAAGGTGTTTTTGTCCGCATTTGTCTTCCTCGAGAAATCGCTCTATATTGATTTCTGGCTCTTTCCGACTTTAGTCTCTAGCTCCATTATTTGCAAATCTTTAtctaaaaaagagaaagaagattttttgaGGAGGAAATCACTCGCTTCAAAGCGATCAGATTTCTATAGGGATTCTTGCGGTGTTTTCCCGTTGTCCACCAGCTTCAAAAGGCGGTTTCTTTCTTTACCAGAAATATATAAAAGAAAGCAGAGTTTATTCTTGGGCGGTCCTTAGTCTTTTCCTAATCCGTGTTGGCCTCCACGCTTCCTGTCGTCATCTTTGGTGTGAATCCGTCAGGGAGACAGAAAAGAATCCTTTTTCCTTCTATCCAGTCGATTCAAATTTCCTCCAATTCCAGCAACCCAGTTGAATTCAAAAATAACATtgatcaatcaatcaaaaaaattcgCCCCCCATTTTCTAtctacttttagatcatatcataTACTCAAAATCTTATCTTTCTGCTACTCGTTCACCGGAATCTTCTTCCTGTCTTTCTCTTCTGTAATTTCTTTGATTTGTTTCCTATCCTGTTGCCTGGAGGTGGTGTGCTACGGTTGGGAAGGAAGGAGTTTTTCCGGTTGAATTAGCCGGAAAACCATGGCGGGTTGGCGATTGGTAGTATGTCTTCTCTTCATTGGCTTCTACTGTTCCATGGTGGAAGGCCTTGGGGTGAACTGGGGCACGATGGCGACGCACCCGCTGCCGCCAAAGATCGTGGTTCAGCTCCTCAAAGACAACGGGATAAAGAAGGTTAAGCTGTTCGATGCTGATGCCGCCACGATGAGCGCGCTGGCTGGGAGCGGGATAGAGGTGATGGTCGCCATCCCCAACAATCAACTCGGTGCAATGAATGATTATGACACGGCGAAGAAGTGGGTCGACAGGAATGTCTCTCGGTACCATTTCGATGGAGGAGTGACCATTAAGTGAGTCCTTAATTTCTCTCGCATGATCATTAGTTGAAAATTCTGATTGTTTTAGGACTGTTTTTTCTTTATCTGTGCATCATTAGACTTACTTTTTCATTCGTGGAATGGACCAACCCCATGGGGCTGTCCTTTTATTAATTTTCACTGGTGGATTTTTCAGTTCAAGAAGATAATTTAGTGCTACGTTAAcctcttgtttgattttaaaatcctTTTACTTTTTCTGGTGAAAGACCAATCGCACAGGCAAAATCATCCTTTGGAGTATATGATTGTAGAAGATTTCGCTGTCTACTGGGCAGTTTAGATTTGGCAGGCTATATAGTTTAGTTGTTGATACTGTAGGCTATGTAGTTTTATTTAATGGATTCTACGTTGATCTTATTGATTTGAATTTGTTTCTTTCTGGATAATTTTTTTGTGGTTGCTCTTGGACTCATTGATCACACTTGGTAAAAGAACCCTTCTTGTGCTGAACTAAAGGAATCATGAGCATGAGATGTTCCTTTAAATTGTCAGGATGAGAATTTTTGAAATTCCCTGCTCTCTGTTCTTAGAGTAAAAGAATCCTGCTTTACAAAGTAGTGCTATTGAAATTCCTGCATCTGAAATCATATTTGTGATAGTATGAAATTGTTTAGCTTTACATTCCGTTAAGATACATCTGAGAGTTTTTCATGTTCCATCTTTTTTTAGTTAAAGTATACAGCTTAAACACAGCTGCAATATGGTAAGGTGCCATATAAATTGCTGTTGTAGGACTAAAATTATTAACCTCCAGGTGTGCTATGAATGGTGAATCATTCACTCAGCTCATGGGAAGCATGTTGTGGTCATAAGTTTCCATATTTGACATCAACTGGCCTAGATGTAGTTTCCATATACTTGATCTGTTTCTTTTTTGGAGCTTCTTCCCCTTCTTTATGCATTTGGGTCTTGTTCATTGGAAATGGACGATAAGCATGGTCTTGGGAAGAAATTTTGTCAATGGTGATACTTCAATTTCTGTTCGATCTAATCTAGCTTTCCTTCTTATTAATGTCCTTTCAAGATTGGTAGCTATTGGAACTCTTGTGGAGTATTAGAAGGTTTGGATGGAGATATGAAATTTTATCTTGTCTGTCTGTAAATCCATCAGTAACGGCTGCTTGATAATTGGTATTACGATAAAATGGATCTTAGTCTTTCTTTTCTAAAGTACATTAAGGTTTGGGCAAGAGAGACATGCAGCAAACATTGGTGGATACAGGATCTTTTCCCATCTAAATGGAAGAGATAGGGTGCAAGATGAGCAAAGTACATATCCGTTCCTCTACTCAACTATTTCTATACAAATATAAGGTGCGTATTGCTATTTTCTCCTTAGTTAGGAAGTAGGTGTTGTGCTTTGAATGCTTTAGTTGGGATCTAATGGCACAGCTGCATTATAAGAAACCTTAAAGAGATGAAGAAATGGTGAATTCTCATTCTCTTAAAGGTCTATATTCTTGACAAGAATTTGCATGTCAGGCACTAAGATTTTTAGGATCGTTCTCTTCTCACCCTGCATATGTTGCTTACAAGAAATGCTGATCGTGTGAACTTGACGGCTCTTGTTTGGGGAGATGGGGGCCTGCAATGTGCATTATGCTTTTTATTGCATGGTCATGGTTTTGAAGAAGAATAAAGCAACACAACCCTAGGCATATCCCCCAAAGTTAAAATGTAGGGTTGAGATGTTCGTCCAGGATTGAGGTGTTTTTTCAAcacaaaattctattttttaatgACACCAGTTTTAACTGTTTGGGGATGAGACTGCAGCCGCATATCTTTTTGTGAATAAGATTATAGCATATGATCAACACAAAAGCTCTTAATGTTCTGGTGTGCATACCTTCTTAATTTGCACGAAATGTGCCATAGAACTTGATCCCTTACATCATCTAGCAGGCAATTTAAAGAAAAGCCTAAAAAATTGTTTGATGAGAAAGCAATCTATTTGACACCATAGTATTGAGCAAAGTATTTTTCATTTGGAGGTCATGATGTCTTGAGGCAGCATGCCTTTCTAGCCCTATGGGAATCAGCACCTTGGCTTGATTCGGATCCTTAAAAAGTCCTTTCTGCCCTATGCTGATCAGAGACCTCCTTCTTTTGGCCCATTAACATGAAACTTCTTCCTTTCTTGATCCAAGAGGATCATTTGACTTGCCAAGGACCAACCTGGCTGCTCAAGTTTTAAAAGCAAAATCTGCTACATCCAGAACTCAATGGAGTATAGAAATTTTAAGAAGCTATAACTTTGAGAAGCCATAACTTTTAATCTAAGAATTTGGTGATGTGATTGAAGACAAAGTTGATATAAAAGTCAACATTTAGCTTCTcccaaatttaaaaattttccaaATATTTCTATCGTTTTTATAATTTGTATTCTCTTTTAAGTAGGAGAGGAATTTGGCTCAATTTGGGCTAAGAGAGGGATCCAATTCAAATAAAGAGAGAACCTCTGCAGAATAGTAGAgaattaatttcttctcttttagcTAGAAGAAGAATTGGATTCAAATAGGCAGGACCTCGCTTATATAAATAGAGGGCCTTTGTCATGGTTTTGAGGAATGTGAATAGTGGGAGTGAAAACAAAGAACATGGACTCTACTTTCCACCCACTAGAATCTTAACAAAGGGAGATGTTGGGACACATTTCCTTTTCTTTATTTATGCATTGTGGCTCAAGAAATCTCTTGGGCAAAATGGAGAGGGTGTCGTGGAAGCATTATTACATTCAATTGTGACACTGTTTCGAGGAGAGAGATCTCTTCCTTCTACATGAGCTGGTATGATCATTCAGATGCTTTTGTAGGAAACCCGGGGTTGACTTTCTTTTGGGTTCAAGATCTTTTACATTACCGCCTACCTCTTTTTTTATAATCCCCGAGTCATTTGAATTTTGAAACATTTAGGTGAGCACGGTTCTAGTAGCAGTTTTATCTGTTTCTGGAAGTTCTGAGGACTTAATGTACATGCTTTTCTCTCACTAGAAAGATGATCTTATTAAAGCTAAAGAGCATAACCAATGCAAATAGTACCCAGAAGTGATCGGTACTAATATATCTTCTCTGATTTATTAAATTGTATACATTATACCATCAAGAAGTTAATGTTGCTCTTTGTCATGTATCTGTTCGCATGTCTGACCCTTGAATTTGGACATCCTACCTGATCACTTCAGATTGAGCTATTATATTAGTTTGTAGAAGTGATAACTTGAAACAAAAAAAATCCAGTTATTTACTCCTTTTCTTCATTGGCTGCTGTTACATTTTTTAGTAATTTGAAGTATTTGGTGTAGCCATAAATAcagatttttctatgaaatttGAGCACAAATGAATGATTTATTCTCCTTTATGATTGTTGCAGATACGTAGCAGTCGGAAATGAACCCTTCCTGTCATCTTACAATGGTTCGTTTTTGAATGTGACTTTTCCTGCACTGCAGAACATCCAGAATGCCCTCAACGAGGCAGGGTTTGGTGACACCATAAAGGCCACTGTTCCTCTCAATGCTGATGTTTATAATTCCCCTACAAACAACCCAGTCCCATCAGCAGGAAGATTCCGAACAGATATCAATGATCTTATGACTCAGATTGTCCAGTTCTTCAACCTGAGTGGTGCTCCCTTCACTGTTAACATATATCCTTTCCTAAGTCTGTATGGCAATGACAACTTCCCATTGGACTTTGCTTTCTTTGATGGAACGAGCCAACCTGTTGTCGATAATGGGATTCAATACACCAATGTTTTGATGCCAACTTCGATACTTTGCTCTCAGCTCTAAAGGCCGTTGGATTAGGTAATCTGCCGATCATTGTTGGAGAGGTTGGATGGCCAACCGACGGTGACAAAAATGCAAAAGCCTCCTATGCACAGAGGTTTTACAATGGTCTTCTAAAGCGTCTTGCAGCAAATGTTGGGACACCTCTCCGCCCAAACCAGTACTTGAAGTATATTTGTTTAGTTTaattgatgaagatgccaaaagtATAGCTCCGGGAAACTTCGAACGGCACTGGGGGATCTTGAAGTATGATGGGCAGCCCCAGTTCCCTATGGATCTATCTGGTCAGGGACAGAATAAGATGCTCGTGGCGGCAAAGAACGTGGAGTATTTACCTCAGACGTGGTGTGTCTTCAATCCAAATGCCAAAGACCTAAGCAAGCTAGGAGACAACATTAACTATGCTTGCACTTTCTCTGATTGCACTTCACTTGGCTATGGATCTACATGCAATCAGTTGGATGCCAATGGCAATGCCTCCTATGCCTTCAACATGTACTTCCAAGATCAGAACCAAAAGGACATGAGCTGTTTCTTCCAAGGTCTTGCCATGCAGACAACACAGAACCCCTCTACAACAGAATGCAATTTCACTATACAGATTAAAACATCTGCTTCAGCTTTCTCTGTTCCACCATTGCTCTTGGTATTTGTGTCGTCGCTCCTTGCATTTTTTGCGCTTTAACTGAAGTTGGTTGTGGAAATTTTGAACACATTGCTCTTAAATTGGTTTATTTTTGCTAGCCAGTATATGTGAGATACAGAGGTAGTGCTGCTCCTCGGTTCACGGAATAAAGCCCAAAGCGATTGAATCCCTTATTTATCATTTTGTTTTCGAACTCTGGAGATGCCTATGTTCTCATTTCCTGTTGCTGGCCTATCATTGTATATTGAACATTAACTCATGTACCCGAAAGAAGAAAACATTAACTCAGCATGGTTGTTTTGTCATTTGGTGCTTAGGGTTGAAGATAATCCCTTTTAGACTTCTCATTCCTCCTTGGTCCTTTTTTGCTAATGAAGCCATGGATCATAGCACATGCTCTTGTAGGCTCTTTTTGAGGCACATGCATGTGCACTCGGAGCCCAAGCAAAGCCTACCTCAGAAACTGGTCGTTCTAATTCTGAACTCATGATGGATCCATCAATCTTCCTATTATTCCATTCATCTAGGTCAATGGGATTCATGATGGCTATTCTAGTGAAGTATCATTAACATGATATATTTATTTTCCCTCGCCTACTGTCAAACCAATGTTTGAGAATTTATTAGACGCTTCATATATCAGAAAATCCTTGAAGACGTGATTTCCCATGAGAAGGATCTGAAGGTTTAAAAGTAAAGTTTCTGAATTATGTTGAAGTTTCAGAAAGGTTTGTTCGTGAGGGATGGCTTTTAGATTGATCTGTTTCCAGGGAAGAAAGAAGTTCCAATTTCTCATTTTGTGAAGCtagtgaagaaaagaaaaatcaaactgCATTCCACCTGCAGGCAAGAATCAGATAGTGCCTCATGTCCATGCCCGTCTCTAATTCAACTTGCTAAGCAATTAAATATCCCCATCCCATAAAAGAACTGCATTCCAATCTGGGCTAGGAAGAGAACTTGCCATGAACTCAACTTCTTGCCTGCTCCATTGTCCTTGCAGTATAAGATATTATCAACCAAATATGagatttttctttgttttcctcATATGGAAGCAAAGTGATATGCAGCATATATCAAACAGAGCCTGCACCAGTAAACGCAACTCTTAAGGCTGTTAGGTCTGGCACCAAACTTTGTCTCCTGCATCCAACCTGGCTTAGTTTTTTCATGCCTAACCTCCACGGATCAGCCTGCAGAACTAAATCAGGCGGTTGCTGCATATATCTTATCTCTAACTGAATCTTATTATCACACATGGTACAAGTCTCATCTCAATGGCATGCtagcttttttatttttaaaattattttattagatatgattctaACAGAGGATGATGCCTGATACCATAATTTTGATTAATGAACTGATCATACTGGTCGATGCCAAAGTCCAAGTTGCATTCCGAAACCGATGCCAACAACAAGAAGCATTATCCTACCAATCCATGCAACACAACCATAGAACAGATGTAGGGTAactggagaaaattcttcaactgTGGTGATTAGGAAGGAATCATTATGATGACAACACAGATGCTTAGAAGTTGAACTGATGCAAATGAGCCGAAAAGGTTAAACATGTGCTCGAGCTCATGAAAGTACATGATGGGCAGACTTTGCTGTGCTGTATCAAGGATTTTTCCACCAGAAGTTAAAAGCTGGCTATGATTTTTTAAAGCTTCATTAAAGTATAGCAAAGCAATACAGCTAAGACATCGGTAATTTGAGGCTGCAACTAGGGTGGGTTCGGGGCGAATCCTAACCTCTATATCTCTCAGCGTTAATCCAGCCCAATCTGTTCTAAGGTTGGAATTTTTATGAATTCTAGATGGGTTGGATTAGTGCTGGGTTAGTTTGGGTTCGGTGATGATAATTGTGTCAGACCAAGTAGAACATAAATTTTAAGATCAGGGAAAGGCCGGGATGTCTCATTGATTAAATTCTATCAGATTAAGACCCCAACCATCCATGTATCTTAAATATTCAATTATTAGTAGGTTTAAATAACAGGAAACCCACATGCACATACAgactttggtttcaagaattGTTTCTAATCTATTACTATTGCATCTTTTCCGTTTCTCTGGTTTGTTGTGAATTGGTTAATATACATCTATAGGCATGATGTTGGATAACGAGGTGAATCAGATGGATTCCCATTGATATTCATAAGATGATATTATTAACTATCTACTTTTGAATGTAGATATAGTAATCCCTGATTTGATGAACAGGAACAATGGCATGCTGGGAAGGTCGCGTAGATGAGAATCGTAATCAAGATGAAGAATAATCCCACGGctggaaaaaaaggagaaaagagaaGGGATGAATCCCACGGCTGAGATTAGATGGAATATGGAAtgaatggctctgataccatatcaaaattatgagaaaaaagagGAATTCAATATATTGATTTAATTCTTGTACATAATTTACATCGTATAAATAGACTACAGAAGGAACAAAAAAAGAATATACAATAAATCAATTTAAGAAATTTGAATTGTGATTTGGTTTTTATCAAATTCGGGATTATTATATCTGACAATCAATTTAGAAAGATTTGAATTGTGATTTGAttttcactaaattaaaaattattatatgtgACAACCAATTCAAGAAATTTGAATTGTGATTTGGTTTTCACCAAATCAGAACACGTTACGCCTCtcccatcctttagaaagataattTCATGACAAAATATATATTTCTGGCTTTTCTAATTCTTTTTATTTACAGCTTTAGCTTAAAGTCCTATGGGTTATTCGTTGCTTTCATATTTGTTATGAGCATAATTTCTTTAACCTAGTTAGGTTATTTATGattacctttttatttttctgttttGTTAAATATGAGCCTgtgatttgagaaaaaaaatatttgcgactCTTGATAGGGGGAACCCACCTGATGATTACCAACCACCAAGATCTCTGAGGCTCTAGTTTCCAATACCCCATTCATGTTTTACTTTCCCTGCTAGGAAATCTTATTGTTTGTTTGAATTTGTA
This window harbors:
- the LOC105035264 gene encoding LOW QUALITY PROTEIN: glucan endo-1,3-beta-glucosidase 8 (The sequence of the model RefSeq protein was modified relative to this genomic sequence to represent the inferred CDS: inserted 1 base in 1 codon; deleted 2 bases in 1 codon), giving the protein MAGWRLVVCLLFIGFYCSMVEGLGVNWGTMATHPLPPKIVVQLLKDNGIKKVKLFDADAATMSALAGSGIEVMVAIPNNQLGAMNDYDTAKKWVDRNVSRYHFDGGVTIKYVAVGNEPFLSSYNGSFLNVTFPALQNIQNALNEAGFGDTIKATVPLNADVYNSPTNNPVPSAGRFRTDINDLMTQIVQFFNLSGAPFTVNIYPFLSLYGNDNFPLDFAFFDGTSQPVVDNGIQYTNXFDANFDTLLSALKAVGLGNLPIIVGEVGWPTDGDKNAKASYAQRFYNGLLKRLAANVGTPLRKPVLEVYLFSLIDEDAKSIAPGNFERHWGILKYDGQPQFPMDLSGQGQNKMLVAAKNVEYLPQTWCVFNPNAKDLSKLGDNINYACTFSDCTSLGYGSTCNQLDANGNASYAFNMYFQDQNQKDMSCFFQGLAMQTTQNPSTTECNFTIQIKTSASAFSVPPLLLVFVSSLLAFFAL